The Rouxiella sp. WC2420 region GGAAAATGAAGGTCGTGCAAAAGCAGTGTGCCAGCAAATTAATGATATTTTTGAAAAGACCGGTGTCCGGCCATTGGTCTTTTATTCGATTATCTCCATTGAGGTGCGCGACATCATCGCCAGCAGTCAGGGATTTTGTCAGGACATTGTTCAGGCACTGGTCGCCCCGCTGCAAAACGAATTAGGGGTCGAACCCTCGCCGATTGCCAATCGCACTCACGGCCTGACCGCCAGCAACATCAGTAAATACGACGCGCGAATTGCGGCTATCGACTATACTCTGGCCCACGATGATGGTATTTCATTGCGAAACCTTGAACAGGCACAGGTGATACTACTCGGCGTGTCTCGCTGCGGTAAAACACCGACGAGCCTATATCTGGCGTTACAGTTTGGCATTCGCGCGGCTAACTACCCTTTTACTGCCGACGACATGGACAACATTCAGCTACCTGCAGCACTTAAGCCTCACATGCAAAAGCTTTTTGGCCTGACTATTGACCCTGAACGACTGGCGGCAATTCGTCAGGAACGGGTTGAAAATAGCCGCTATGCATCATTAAGGCAGTGCCGGGTAGAGGTGTCAGAGGTTGAAGCACTGTTTCGTAAAAACCAAATTCGCTATCTGAACAGTACTAACTACTCTGTCGAAGAAATTTCAGCAAAAATCCTCGACAGTTTCGGCATGAGTCGCCGCATGTTCTAGGGTTATTTAGGCGATGAATATATTAACCATTATCAATTTATGCGGGAATTTATTGAGATAAGCCAGATTAACTCGCAACGACGGTTGAATTGATCAGATTTTGCGTTATTGTGACATTCATCACTTCCCGGTACTCCTGCCGTTGCGAAGAACAAAATTTTAGAGATTCACATGTCACAAACAGATGAACTGCGCACCACCCGTGTTAGCAGTCTGATAACACCAAAGGCGCTGGCTGAAAAATTGCCGGTTTCCGCAGCCGTTGCAGCTAATGTCACCGAATCACGTCAACGCATTGAGAAAATTATCAGCGGCGAAGATAAACGCCTGCTGGTTGTCGTCGGGCCATGTTCGATTCACGATATTGAAGCCGCTATCGATTATGCAGGTAAGCTCAACGTTTTGCGCGAGAAGTATAAAGACAGTCTAGAGATTGTCATGCGCACCTATTTTGAGAAGCCACGCACCGTCGTTGGCTGGAAAGGCCTAATCTCCGATCCGGATCTCAACGGCAGCTATCGAGTTAATCACGGGATTGAGCTTGCTCGTAAAGTACTGCTGGCTATCAACGAAATCGGATTGCCAACCGCAACCGAGTTCCTCGATATGGTCATCGGCCAGTATTTTGCCGACTTGATTAGCTGGGGAGCGATTGGTGCACGGACAACAGAAAGCCAAATCCACCGTGAGATGGCTTCTGCACTCTCCTGCCCAGTCGGATTTAAAAACGGTACCGACGGCAACACCCAAATCGCTATCGATGCCATTCGAGCCTCGCGGGTCAGCCACATGTTCCTGTCACCAGACAAAGACGGTCAGATGACGGTTTACCGCACCTCGGGTAACCCTTATGGCCACGTAATTATGCGCGGCGGAAAAACGCCTAACTATCATGCTGCCGATATCGCTCAGGCTTGCGAAAACCTTGCCGAGTTTGACTTGCCGCAGCGCCTGGTGGTGGATTTCAGTCACGGCAACTGTCAGAAGCAGCATCGTCGCCAGTTACTGGTCGCGGAAGATATTTGCCAGCAAATTCGCCACGGTGGCACAGGTATCGCCGGGATTATGGCGGAAAGCTTTATTGAAGAAGGTACGCAGAAGATTGTCAGCGGAGAACCTCTGGTTTACGGTAAATCTATCACTGACCCTTGCCTGAGCTGGAAAGATACTGAAACTCTTCTGGCGATGCTGGACGAGGCAACGCGCAGTCGTTTCTGATGCATAAATGCAGCCTCTATGGTCATCGTAGAGTGTTCGGATATAAGGGGCCTCGTGGCCCCTTTTTGTATTTTTATATTCTGATAATTTAGTCACTGTGAGTCACGGGCGTTTATTGCCGCGACTTGTCAGTGCGTAATGTTATTAAAAATCGCTTGCCGTAACTCGACATTCATTTGATAATGATTATCAAAGTGATATTAATTACCATTAACATCAAAGGCTTTGTGCCTATTATTTCTTCGCGAGAGCCCTCATGACCCAAGTCAGCTATGAAACTTATCTGCAAGCTAAACAACAAAACCCAGGAAAATATGCCCGGGATTTAGCCGGTATTCTGGGTGTCAGTGAAGCCGAATTGACCGAAGCGCGCCTGTCCCATGATGCGATTCGCCTCGATGTTGACGCGCGCACCCTGCTCGCTCAGCTTGAACACCTGGGTGGTACTAAATCGATTACCCGCAATGAATACGCGGTTCACGAGCAGCAGGGGGAGTACAAAAATCAGCATCTCAATGGCCATGCCGGACTGGTTCTCAATCCGCGAGCTCTCGATCTGCGCCTGTTCCTTAGTCAGTGGCAAACAGTTTATGCCCTGACAGAACAGTCACCGAAAGGCCCTCGCCACAGCCTGCAATTCTTTGACGCGCAGGGTTATGCGGTGCATAAAATCTACGCAACTGAAGAAACTATTCTCGAAAAATGGGTGGCGCTGGTCGAACAATATTCGGCAAAAACGCCAATCGCGCTGCAAATAACACCGGCTGACGCTGTCACTCAGACAGTTGCCGATACCGAGGGATTAGACGCTGAATGGCGAAAAATGACCGACGTTCATCAGTTCTTTCAAATTTTGCGCCGTCGCAACCTGACGCGTCAGCAAGCGTTTCGCGCGGTGGATGATGATCTGGCCTATCGGGTTGATAATGGTGCGCTGGCCAAAATTTTAAATACCGCCAGCGAAGACAAAAATGAAATCATGATTTTTGTCAGCAACAAAGGCTGTGTACAAATTTTTACCGGTCAAATTGAAAAGGTGCTGCCGCACGACGAATGGATCAATGTATTTAATTCACGCTTCACGCTGCATGTGGTCGAACCGGCCATTGCTGAAAGTTGGGTAACTCGCAAACCGACTAAAGACGGCTTTGTCACTAGCCTCGAGCTTTTTGCCGCTGACGGCAGCCAAATTGCACAATTATTTGGCCAACGAACTGAAGGTCAGCCTGAGCAAAGCACCTGGCGTGAACAGATCTCTGCTTTGATTGCACAAGGCGTGGCTGCATGAAAACCGCTCTAAAGCCCCTGATTGCGGCTCTTTGTCTGGCCACATTTTTCTCGGCACAGGCGGCCGAGCGAGTGGTCAGCATCGGCGGTGACGTGACCGAAATTGTCTACGCTCTCGGCGCAGGAGATGAGTTAGTGGCGCGCGATAGCACCAGCACTCATCCTGTCCAGGCGATGAAATTACCCGATGTTGGCTATATGCGCATGCTGAATGCCGAGGGAATCTTATCTACCAAACCGACGCTGGTCCTGAGTTCTGATTTAGCGCAGCCCTCTCTGGCGCTGCAACAGGTCGCGCAGACGAATGTCAAAGTCGTGCGCGTGCCGGGTAATCCTACTCTTGATACCGTGGTGCAAAAGATTGAAGTCATCGCTACAGCATTAAATCGTCAGGCACAGGGCGAAAAGTTAATTGCCGATTATCTTAGCCAGCTTGGCGCAGTAAAAGGTCCGCTGCTGCATGTCAAAGTGCTGTTTATCATGAGTCACGGCGGTATGAGCTCGATGGCCGCGGGGCAAAACACCGCCGCCGACGCAATTATGACCTCTGCCGGAACGCAAAATGCGATGCAGGGATTTAGCCGCTATCGGCCACTGTCGCAGGAAGGCATCGTGGCAGCGGCTCCGGATCTTTTGCTATTAACAACCGATGGAGTTAAAACGCTTGGCGGCATTGATAATGTCTGGAAACTTCCGGGTCTTGCCATGACTCCTGCCGGGCGTAGCAAACGTGTGTTGGTGGTCGATGATATGGCGCTTCTGGGATTCGGTCTGGAAACGCCTATGGCTTTGGCAAAACTTCGTCAGGCAGCGGAACAAGTAAAATGAGTAGCCTAAGCACGCCCGCTTATCAGCGTATTCCGGTTCAAGTCTGGACTTTGCTTGCTCTGACGGCGCTGCTTGTAATATTGAGTCTGATGGCCGCCAATAGCGGCGCTGTCTCCTTGTCTATCACAACGTTGCTACACCAGCCCTTTGATCGGCAATTATGGCAAATTTGGCTCACCATTCGCTTGCCGCGAGTTTTACTGGCTGTCATCGTAGGCTGTGGGCTGGCCTGCTCTGGCACGGTAATGCAGGGAGTTTTTCGCAATCCACTGGCCGATCCCGGCCTGCTGGGAATTAGCAGCGGCGCAGCATTGTTCGTCGCGCTGATGATTGTCTTTCCGTTTTCTCTTCCCAATTTTCTAATGCTGTATAGCCAGATGCTTGGCGCGTTCTGTGGCAGTCTGGCAATCTCTTTCATTGTTTTCCTGCTTAGTCGCATGGGGCATAACGGACTTTCGAGGCTATTGCTGGCCGGTATTGCCATTAACGCCATCTGCGGAGCCGCCGTCGGTGTGCTGACCTATCTCAGCAACGACAGCCAGCTGCGCCAGTTTTCCCTCTGGAGCATGGGCACATTGGGTCAGGCACAATGGCCGACTGTAACGGTAGCCGCATCGGTTATCGTTCCCGCCAGCATTGCGACTCAGTTTTTAGCCCGTAAACTTAACCTGTTGCAGCTTGGCGATGAAGATGCCCATTATCTTGGCGTCAACGTTCGCCAGACTCAGCGCATACTTTTATTGCTGAGTGCCCTGCTGGTTGGTGCTTGTGTGGCAGTTTGCGGGATTATTGGTTTCATTGGGCTGGTTATCCCCCACCTGTTGCGGATGCAGATTGGTGCCGACCACCGCTGGCTGTTGCCCGGTTCAGCTCTCGGCGGTGCGTGCCTTTTGCTGCTGGCCGATACGTTAGCGAGAACGCTGGTTGCGCCAGCGGAAATGCCTGTGGGATTGTTGACTGCTTTACTCGGTGGACCTTACTTCCTGTGGTTGATTTTATGCGCTGGAGGGCAACGCCGTGACTGACAGCGCATCAGATTTCACCGAAGTACAAACAAAAAATTTGCTTCAGGCCAATAATCTCAGTTACTCGGTGGGCAATAAAAAGCTGATTAATGATATTTCGCTACAACTTAAAAGCGGTGAATTGGTGGCGCTAATCGGCCCTAACGGAGCAGGCAAATCAACGTTGCTCAGGCTACTTACCGGGTATTTAACCACGGAGTCAGGCGGCTGCCATCTGCAGGGGCGACCATTGCAGAGCTGGGAACCGCTTGAGCTGGCCCGCACCAGGGCGGTGATGAGGCAAAACAGTGAACTGGCCTTTGGTTACAGCGTCAAAGAAGTTATCAGCCTGGGTCGTTCCGCGCACAACAATGCCCAGCTACAACACGCGTTGCAGCAGGTACTTGAACAG contains the following coding sequences:
- a CDS encoding hemin ABC transporter substrate-binding protein, with translation MKTALKPLIAALCLATFFSAQAAERVVSIGGDVTEIVYALGAGDELVARDSTSTHPVQAMKLPDVGYMRMLNAEGILSTKPTLVLSSDLAQPSLALQQVAQTNVKVVRVPGNPTLDTVVQKIEVIATALNRQAQGEKLIADYLSQLGAVKGPLLHVKVLFIMSHGGMSSMAAGQNTAADAIMTSAGTQNAMQGFSRYRPLSQEGIVAAAPDLLLLTTDGVKTLGGIDNVWKLPGLAMTPAGRSKRVLVVDDMALLGFGLETPMALAKLRQAAEQVK
- a CDS encoding pyruvate, water dikinase regulatory protein; the protein is MDRCVFYISDGTAITAEVLGHAVLSQFPVNATTFSLPFVENEGRAKAVCQQINDIFEKTGVRPLVFYSIISIEVRDIIASSQGFCQDIVQALVAPLQNELGVEPSPIANRTHGLTASNISKYDARIAAIDYTLAHDDGISLRNLEQAQVILLGVSRCGKTPTSLYLALQFGIRAANYPFTADDMDNIQLPAALKPHMQKLFGLTIDPERLAAIRQERVENSRYASLRQCRVEVSEVEALFRKNQIRYLNSTNYSVEEISAKILDSFGMSRRMF
- a CDS encoding 3-deoxy-7-phosphoheptulonate synthase, encoding MSQTDELRTTRVSSLITPKALAEKLPVSAAVAANVTESRQRIEKIISGEDKRLLVVVGPCSIHDIEAAIDYAGKLNVLREKYKDSLEIVMRTYFEKPRTVVGWKGLISDPDLNGSYRVNHGIELARKVLLAINEIGLPTATEFLDMVIGQYFADLISWGAIGARTTESQIHREMASALSCPVGFKNGTDGNTQIAIDAIRASRVSHMFLSPDKDGQMTVYRTSGNPYGHVIMRGGKTPNYHAADIAQACENLAEFDLPQRLVVDFSHGNCQKQHRRQLLVAEDICQQIRHGGTGIAGIMAESFIEEGTQKIVSGEPLVYGKSITDPCLSWKDTETLLAMLDEATRSRF
- a CDS encoding hemin-degrading factor, with protein sequence MTQVSYETYLQAKQQNPGKYARDLAGILGVSEAELTEARLSHDAIRLDVDARTLLAQLEHLGGTKSITRNEYAVHEQQGEYKNQHLNGHAGLVLNPRALDLRLFLSQWQTVYALTEQSPKGPRHSLQFFDAQGYAVHKIYATEETILEKWVALVEQYSAKTPIALQITPADAVTQTVADTEGLDAEWRKMTDVHQFFQILRRRNLTRQQAFRAVDDDLAYRVDNGALAKILNTASEDKNEIMIFVSNKGCVQIFTGQIEKVLPHDEWINVFNSRFTLHVVEPAIAESWVTRKPTKDGFVTSLELFAADGSQIAQLFGQRTEGQPEQSTWREQISALIAQGVAA
- a CDS encoding iron ABC transporter permease, whose amino-acid sequence is MAANSGAVSLSITTLLHQPFDRQLWQIWLTIRLPRVLLAVIVGCGLACSGTVMQGVFRNPLADPGLLGISSGAALFVALMIVFPFSLPNFLMLYSQMLGAFCGSLAISFIVFLLSRMGHNGLSRLLLAGIAINAICGAAVGVLTYLSNDSQLRQFSLWSMGTLGQAQWPTVTVAASVIVPASIATQFLARKLNLLQLGDEDAHYLGVNVRQTQRILLLLSALLVGACVAVCGIIGFIGLVIPHLLRMQIGADHRWLLPGSALGGACLLLLADTLARTLVAPAEMPVGLLTALLGGPYFLWLILCAGGQRRD